Proteins from one Stenotrophomonas aracearum genomic window:
- a CDS encoding efflux RND transporter permease subunit produces the protein MFTIIIESAVRFRWLVVFLAAMVASWGLFQLSKLPIDAVPDITNRQVQINSIAPALTPEQIERQVTYPLETALAGIPGLNTTRSLSRNGFSQVTAIFTDQTDIYFARQQVAERMREAADSLPEGVSPVLSPVTTGLGEVLMWTVDFTDYDPKNLAPKGQAGWQEGEVYLTPEGNRLTTAEERATYLRTVQDWIIAPQMRSSPGLAGVDTVGGYVKEYGVHPDSARLAAYGLGLNDLVQALERSNVQAGAGFVQRAGEGLVVRADGLALTTSDLAQSPVATKDGVVIRVADVADVELSRAPRLGAASRNGHEAVLGTALMIAGGNSRTVAQSAADRLVEVNKSLPPNIFAVPVLDRSQLVNSTIKTVAKNLTEGALLVVVVLFLLLGNLRAATITALVIPLSFLFAVIGMNRFGISGNLMSLGALDFGILVDGAVIVIESTLLMLGQRRAELGRPLTAMERMKIATESAKKMARPAAFGQLIILLVFLPIMTLEGVEGKTFQPMAATFMLALLGAFIFSFTLVPALTALWVREPKMKPGEELHHGEHETKLIKVLRTRIEPVIERAVAMPRVVLGGAVLTLAVGVTSFMMLGREFMPTLDEGNLAMQALRVPSTSLEQSLAMQLALEKAIAKEPEVETVFSRTGTAEAAIDPMPTNISDSVIVLKPRSAWPDPKLSKDELVGRFESVASKQLGNSFEFSQPIELRFNELISGVRTDLAVMIYGDDFGELQKVADQVALKLRGVQGSADVRVEQISGLPTLNVKIDHLAAAQYGLTAADVSDALSTGIGGTAAGKIFEGDRRFDVVVRLDDAARNDPDQLSSLPIATPSGAVIPLSSVARITISEGPNQISRNNGSRRVVVQANVRGRDLGGFVGEAQTAVADVKLPAGSYLTWGGQFENLQRAEKRLAAVVPVVFLLIGALLFMALRSAKEAILVFSCVPLALVGGILALLLRGMPFSVSAAVGFIAVSGVATLNGLVLMQAIRERLDAGDAPLVASLNGAASRIRAVLTTALVAIVGFIPMAIASGSGAEVQKPLATVVIGGLLTATILTLLVLPTFAGRIAKPSTVAVGKDEDH, from the coding sequence ATGTTCACTATCATCATAGAATCAGCGGTCCGTTTCCGCTGGTTGGTGGTGTTCCTTGCCGCGATGGTGGCCAGCTGGGGCTTGTTCCAGCTGAGCAAATTGCCCATTGACGCGGTACCGGACATAACCAACAGACAGGTGCAGATCAACTCGATCGCGCCGGCGCTCACCCCTGAGCAGATCGAGCGGCAGGTGACGTACCCGCTTGAGACCGCGTTGGCCGGCATCCCGGGGCTGAACACCACACGCTCGCTGTCGCGCAACGGCTTCTCGCAGGTCACGGCGATCTTCACCGACCAGACCGACATCTACTTCGCGCGCCAGCAGGTGGCCGAACGCATGCGCGAAGCGGCGGACAGCCTGCCCGAAGGTGTGTCCCCGGTCCTGTCACCGGTGACCACCGGCCTGGGTGAGGTTCTCATGTGGACGGTGGACTTCACCGACTACGATCCGAAGAACCTGGCACCCAAGGGGCAGGCAGGCTGGCAGGAGGGCGAGGTCTACCTCACGCCGGAGGGTAACAGGCTCACTACCGCCGAAGAGCGTGCCACCTACCTGCGTACCGTGCAGGACTGGATCATCGCCCCGCAGATGCGTTCCAGCCCCGGCCTTGCCGGCGTGGATACCGTGGGCGGCTACGTGAAGGAGTACGGGGTCCATCCGGACAGCGCACGCCTGGCGGCTTACGGATTGGGGTTGAACGACCTCGTCCAGGCACTGGAGCGGTCGAACGTGCAGGCCGGTGCAGGCTTCGTCCAGCGTGCAGGCGAAGGCCTCGTGGTCCGCGCCGATGGTCTGGCGTTGACGACCAGCGACCTGGCGCAGTCACCCGTGGCGACCAAGGACGGGGTGGTGATCCGCGTCGCCGACGTTGCCGACGTCGAACTCAGCCGCGCACCGCGACTGGGTGCCGCAAGCCGCAACGGACATGAGGCCGTGCTGGGCACGGCGCTGATGATCGCCGGCGGCAACAGCCGCACGGTGGCGCAGTCCGCAGCGGACCGATTGGTCGAGGTGAACAAGTCGCTTCCGCCCAACATCTTTGCGGTGCCAGTGCTCGACCGTAGCCAGCTCGTCAATTCGACCATCAAGACCGTTGCCAAGAACCTGACCGAAGGTGCGCTGCTGGTCGTGGTGGTGCTGTTCCTGCTGCTGGGCAACCTGCGCGCGGCGACTATTACGGCGCTCGTCATTCCGCTGTCGTTCCTGTTTGCCGTGATCGGCATGAACCGGTTCGGGATCAGCGGCAACCTGATGAGCCTGGGTGCGTTGGACTTCGGTATCCTCGTGGATGGCGCAGTGATTGTTATTGAATCCACGCTTCTGATGCTGGGGCAGCGCCGCGCCGAACTGGGCAGGCCGCTGACGGCCATGGAACGGATGAAGATAGCCACGGAATCGGCCAAGAAGATGGCGCGACCGGCGGCTTTTGGTCAGTTGATCATTCTGTTGGTCTTCCTGCCGATCATGACCCTCGAAGGCGTCGAAGGAAAAACCTTCCAGCCGATGGCGGCCACCTTCATGCTGGCGCTCTTGGGTGCCTTCATCTTCTCCTTTACCCTGGTGCCGGCCTTGACCGCCCTGTGGGTGCGCGAGCCGAAGATGAAGCCCGGCGAAGAGCTCCATCACGGCGAGCACGAGACCAAGCTAATCAAGGTGCTGCGCACCCGAATCGAGCCTGTGATCGAGCGTGCTGTCGCCATGCCGCGCGTGGTGCTCGGAGGCGCGGTACTGACACTAGCGGTAGGCGTGACCTCGTTCATGATGCTGGGGCGCGAGTTCATGCCCACGCTGGATGAGGGCAACTTGGCCATGCAGGCGCTGCGGGTTCCCTCCACCTCGTTGGAGCAGTCCCTGGCCATGCAGTTGGCACTAGAGAAGGCCATTGCGAAGGAGCCGGAAGTGGAGACGGTGTTCTCCCGGACTGGTACTGCGGAGGCGGCCATCGACCCGATGCCCACCAACATTTCCGACAGCGTGATTGTGCTGAAGCCCAGAAGCGCATGGCCGGATCCGAAGCTTTCCAAGGATGAGCTGGTGGGGCGGTTCGAGTCCGTGGCGTCGAAGCAGCTCGGCAACAGTTTCGAGTTCAGTCAACCCATTGAGCTGCGCTTCAACGAGCTCATCTCCGGTGTGCGTACCGATCTTGCCGTGATGATCTACGGTGATGACTTCGGTGAGTTGCAGAAGGTCGCAGACCAGGTGGCGCTCAAACTGCGTGGCGTCCAAGGCTCCGCGGACGTGCGGGTCGAGCAGATCTCCGGCCTGCCAACCCTGAACGTCAAGATCGACCATCTGGCAGCCGCGCAATACGGGTTGACCGCAGCGGACGTGAGCGATGCTCTGTCGACTGGCATCGGCGGCACTGCTGCGGGAAAGATCTTCGAGGGTGATCGCCGCTTTGACGTGGTGGTGCGTCTGGATGACGCGGCACGCAATGATCCGGACCAGCTTAGCTCGTTGCCCATTGCCACACCCTCTGGTGCGGTGATACCGCTTTCGTCCGTCGCTCGGATCACCATAAGCGAAGGACCAAATCAGATCAGTCGAAACAACGGCAGCCGTCGAGTCGTGGTGCAAGCCAACGTCCGTGGGCGTGACCTGGGTGGGTTTGTTGGCGAAGCGCAGACGGCGGTAGCGGACGTGAAGCTTCCTGCAGGTTCCTATCTCACCTGGGGCGGGCAGTTCGAGAACCTGCAGCGGGCAGAGAAGCGACTGGCGGCAGTGGTTCCTGTCGTGTTCCTGTTGATTGGTGCTCTGCTGTTCATGGCACTGCGCAGCGCCAAAGAAGCCATTCTTGTGTTCAGCTGCGTACCGCTGGCGCTGGTGGGCGGAATCCTGGCTTTGCTGCTGAGGGGCATGCCGTTCTCGGTGTCCGCAGCCGTGGGGTTCATTGCGGTGTCCGGCGTCGCCACGCTGAACGGCCTGGTGCTGATGCAAGCCATCCGGGAGCGGCTTGATGCAGGCGATGCACCGTTGGTGGCGTCCCTCAATGGCGCAGCGAGTCGTATCCGCGCCGTGCTCACCACTGCGCTGGTGGCCATTGTCGGCTTCATCCCCATGGCGATCGCCAGCGGTTCGGGTGCAGAAGTCCAGAAGCCGCTCGCTACCGTCGTTATCGGTGGCTTGCTCACCGCGACCATCCTCACGTTGCTGGTGCTTCCCACCTTTGCTGGCCGCATAGCCAAGCCAAGCACCGTCGCAGTAGGAAAGGACGAAGATCACTGA
- a CDS encoding heavy metal translocating P-type ATPase, which produces MSQATEAGASPNQGDAHSHGGLFGVNAELLFAIVCGLLLVTGFIIEKSGAFGIAWLPTAFYMLAYVFGGWFTLREAIENIRKKRFEIDTLMLVAAAGAATLGAWAEGALLLFLFSLGHSLENYAMGRAKRAIEALAKLAPETALVVKQGGPVEVPVSALEPGDVVLVRANDRLPADGFVVKGSSNVNQAPVTGESIPVDKHPVPDAEEARRRPDAVDMASRVFAGTINGSGALEVEVSRRSTESALARVVKMVSEAETRKSPTQRLTDKFERIFVPCVLALSGILLFSWVVIDEPFRDSFYRSMAVLVAASPCALAIATPSAVLAGIARAARSGVLIKGGAPLEELGMVTAIAFDKTGTLTEGKPRVTDIVVAEGVTEKELLEISVAVEALSDHPLAAAIVADGRTRLSGQVAVVASGFENLAGRGVRAEVDGQPAWIGKAEMFGADGVPALGSSAKEGIATLRNRGRTTMAVRLGDRDLGVIGLMDTPRSEARDALDRLRGLGVSRMIMISGDHQLVAQSVGSDVGVDEAWGNLMPDDKVSAIREIKASQRIAMVGDGVNDAPAMASANVGIAMGAASSDVALETADVALMSEDLRQVAFSVALSRRTKKVIRQNLYVSLGVVALLVPATVLGLGIGPAVAVHEGTTLLVVINALRLLGFRAP; this is translated from the coding sequence ATGAGCCAAGCAACAGAAGCTGGCGCATCCCCGAATCAGGGGGATGCCCATTCCCATGGCGGCCTGTTTGGAGTCAATGCCGAGCTGCTGTTCGCCATAGTCTGCGGGCTGCTCCTCGTGACCGGCTTCATCATTGAGAAGTCGGGTGCGTTCGGTATCGCATGGTTGCCCACGGCGTTCTACATGCTAGCCTACGTATTCGGTGGATGGTTCACCCTGCGCGAAGCAATTGAAAACATTCGAAAGAAGCGCTTCGAGATCGATACGCTCATGCTGGTTGCGGCAGCAGGGGCCGCCACCCTCGGAGCCTGGGCTGAGGGCGCATTGCTGTTGTTCCTCTTCAGCCTGGGTCATTCGTTGGAAAACTACGCTATGGGTCGGGCCAAGCGCGCCATCGAGGCACTCGCCAAGCTGGCACCCGAGACTGCCCTGGTGGTTAAGCAAGGCGGGCCGGTGGAGGTGCCTGTTTCGGCGCTGGAGCCCGGCGACGTCGTTCTGGTGAGAGCGAATGATCGGTTGCCCGCCGATGGCTTCGTGGTCAAGGGATCCAGCAACGTCAACCAGGCACCGGTGACAGGTGAGAGCATTCCGGTGGACAAACATCCGGTGCCTGACGCCGAAGAAGCGAGGCGTCGTCCCGATGCAGTTGACATGGCGTCTAGAGTGTTTGCAGGCACCATCAACGGTTCCGGAGCGTTGGAGGTGGAGGTTAGCCGGCGCTCTACGGAATCCGCGCTTGCACGCGTGGTCAAGATGGTCAGCGAGGCCGAGACACGAAAATCACCCACTCAACGTCTTACGGACAAGTTTGAGCGCATCTTCGTTCCCTGTGTTCTCGCCCTCTCTGGCATTCTGCTGTTCTCGTGGGTGGTGATTGACGAGCCGTTCCGTGACAGCTTTTACCGGTCCATGGCCGTGCTGGTTGCAGCCAGTCCGTGCGCATTGGCCATTGCCACCCCAAGCGCTGTTCTAGCCGGCATTGCCCGGGCCGCGCGTAGCGGAGTACTGATCAAGGGCGGTGCCCCGCTGGAGGAGCTCGGCATGGTCACGGCAATTGCCTTTGACAAGACCGGGACCCTGACCGAGGGCAAGCCCCGCGTAACCGACATTGTCGTGGCGGAGGGCGTAACCGAGAAGGAGTTACTAGAGATCAGCGTCGCCGTGGAAGCGCTGAGCGACCACCCATTGGCGGCCGCCATCGTTGCAGACGGTAGGACGCGCCTTTCCGGCCAGGTCGCAGTGGTAGCCAGTGGATTTGAGAATCTCGCCGGACGAGGAGTACGAGCGGAGGTTGATGGCCAGCCTGCCTGGATCGGGAAGGCTGAAATGTTTGGGGCTGACGGGGTTCCGGCTTTAGGCTCGTCCGCCAAAGAAGGTATCGCAACGCTGCGCAATCGCGGCCGAACGACAATGGCGGTGAGACTGGGCGACAGGGATCTTGGCGTCATCGGCTTGATGGACACACCGCGGTCCGAGGCGCGCGATGCGCTGGACAGATTGCGTGGACTAGGCGTGAGCAGGATGATCATGATCTCTGGTGATCACCAGTTGGTCGCGCAATCTGTAGGCAGCGACGTCGGTGTCGATGAAGCGTGGGGCAACCTCATGCCAGACGACAAGGTTTCCGCGATACGTGAGATCAAGGCTAGCCAAAGGATCGCGATGGTTGGCGATGGCGTCAATGACGCACCTGCCATGGCCAGCGCCAACGTTGGTATCGCAATGGGCGCGGCGTCCTCGGACGTCGCTCTGGAGACTGCGGACGTTGCACTCATGTCGGAAGATCTGCGGCAGGTGGCCTTCTCGGTAGCCCTCAGCCGGCGCACTAAGAAGGTCATTCGTCAGAATCTGTACGTTAGCCTTGGCGTGGTCGCTTTGCTGGTTCCTGCCACGGTTCTGGGCTTAGGTATCGGCCCTGCGGTTGCAGTCCATGAAGGAACTACTCTTCTGGTCGTCATCAACGCGCTGCGGCTGCTCGGGTTTCGGGCACCCTGA
- a CDS encoding response regulator transcription factor, whose protein sequence is MDILLIDSDRYLVRTLLDELEAKHHTVDVALDGITGLHLSVSNSYDAIIVDWDLPRMSGLDVVRRLRREHNSSVPLLMLASMADIASKVEAFRTGTDDFVTKPFDPLELEVRLEALVARSRGRVGMRRLSVGNLTMDLATLEAFRAGNRLHLYPASWKLLEVLMRESPGAVPREHLERAVWGHQTPDHDLLRSQMSSLRKTVDGPFKDKLIHTLPRFGYRLSIQTSMEMRAAVMEGSGSYD, encoded by the coding sequence GTGGACATCCTGCTAATTGACAGCGATCGGTATCTCGTTCGCACGCTACTTGACGAATTGGAAGCCAAGCATCACACCGTGGACGTTGCCCTGGATGGGATCACAGGCTTACATCTTTCTGTGTCAAACAGCTATGACGCGATAATTGTCGACTGGGACCTTCCGCGGATGAGCGGATTGGACGTGGTACGCAGATTGCGACGTGAACACAATTCTTCCGTTCCATTGCTGATGCTTGCGTCCATGGCAGATATCGCCAGCAAAGTAGAGGCCTTTCGGACAGGCACTGACGACTTTGTCACAAAGCCGTTCGATCCACTGGAGCTGGAGGTTCGCCTAGAAGCACTAGTGGCCCGTTCTCGCGGCAGAGTCGGGATGCGCCGCCTTTCCGTTGGCAACTTGACTATGGACTTGGCCACTCTCGAGGCATTCCGCGCGGGAAACCGCCTTCACCTCTATCCTGCGTCTTGGAAGCTTCTAGAGGTCCTGATGCGCGAGAGCCCTGGAGCCGTTCCCAGGGAGCATCTCGAACGCGCGGTGTGGGGTCATCAGACACCTGACCATGACTTATTGCGCTCACAAATGTCTAGCCTTCGCAAGACCGTGGACGGGCCATTCAAGGACAAATTGATCCACACACTTCCGCGGTTTGGATACAGGCTTTCTATTCAGACCTCGATGGAGATGCGCGCAGCAGTGATGGAGGGCTCTGGAAGCTATGATTGA
- a CDS encoding 3'-5' exonuclease, producing MQRRHLRPSLREKAKPWQAAPSQFRQRVSHTGRHLRKRTISTPLLLKGLEFERVSIPKAAHFYQERDEGTRARLFYVALSRARSSLIISSSSPAMRLPVPSWRQPSLRVTIDAKLSVLKH from the coding sequence ATGCAACGAAGGCACTTGCGGCCCTCGCTGAGGGAAAAAGCGAAACCTTGGCAAGCAGCGCCTTCGCAATTTAGGCAGCGCGTAAGTCACACCGGCAGGCATCTGCGGAAGCGCACGATATCGACTCCGCTTTTGCTGAAGGGCCTGGAGTTTGAACGGGTATCTATCCCAAAGGCAGCCCACTTTTATCAAGAGAGGGACGAAGGGACCCGCGCTAGGCTCTTCTACGTTGCACTTTCGCGTGCCAGATCTTCCTTGATTATTTCATCCTCTAGCCCTGCGATGCGGCTTCCCGTTCCAAGTTGGCGTCAACCCAGTCTCCGCGTGACCATCGATGCTAAGCTCAGTGTCCTGAAACACTGA
- a CDS encoding response regulator: MTGVRIILVDDQVDKAAAIVSPLKSSYGDAVDIVHVSNAVDARRRMRECRFDIALIDVNLPESIGDRPSPESGFALLDLLTVDSKAILPDEIIFVTAREELEQEAITKATARGASLQFYREDENSWIDVLTGRVGYIISRNARHRTPPVDVAIITALSSPELDAVLGLNFGWNPHSVAGDPTRYYLGTTTAGSRRLKVVAACAPRKGMPMSAALAAKIAQVFKPRVLSMVGICAGVRGKVEIGDIIVADPTWDWGSGKHVQGPDPLPVFRAAPYQSALRGDIAALVQAECRDARLCAEVSAGWRESVPAGRLSVHIGPMASGASVLAHDGAIAPITEGHREVIGVEMEAYAVMAAAELCGATPLVIKSVCDFADSEKSDGWQAYAAYTSASFLAHLLPKLADADVC; encoded by the coding sequence TTGACCGGCGTAAGAATCATTCTTGTTGATGATCAAGTGGACAAAGCTGCAGCGATTGTTTCGCCGCTGAAGAGCAGCTACGGTGATGCTGTGGACATCGTGCATGTTAGCAACGCTGTTGACGCCAGGAGGCGGATGCGTGAGTGTCGGTTCGACATCGCCCTTATCGACGTGAATCTTCCGGAAAGCATTGGGGACCGTCCCAGTCCGGAATCTGGATTCGCGCTGTTGGACCTGTTGACGGTTGACTCTAAAGCGATCCTCCCGGATGAGATCATCTTCGTGACCGCGCGAGAGGAGCTGGAGCAGGAAGCCATCACTAAGGCGACAGCCCGCGGCGCGTCCTTGCAGTTTTACAGAGAAGACGAGAACAGCTGGATCGATGTACTTACTGGTCGAGTGGGGTACATCATCAGCCGCAACGCACGGCATAGGACGCCTCCTGTCGATGTCGCCATCATCACGGCACTTAGTTCGCCGGAGCTTGACGCTGTCCTAGGCCTAAACTTCGGCTGGAATCCGCACAGTGTAGCTGGTGATCCCACTCGTTACTATCTCGGCACGACTACGGCTGGCTCGCGTAGACTGAAGGTAGTGGCCGCGTGCGCGCCTCGCAAGGGCATGCCTATGTCCGCCGCACTTGCGGCGAAGATAGCCCAAGTGTTCAAGCCAAGAGTTCTTTCGATGGTTGGGATTTGCGCAGGTGTCCGAGGTAAGGTTGAGATCGGCGATATCATTGTTGCCGACCCCACCTGGGATTGGGGAAGTGGAAAGCACGTTCAAGGGCCAGATCCACTGCCGGTGTTTCGGGCGGCCCCCTACCAAAGCGCGCTCAGGGGCGATATTGCCGCCCTAGTTCAAGCAGAGTGTCGAGATGCGAGGCTATGCGCCGAGGTCTCTGCGGGTTGGCGAGAATCGGTGCCGGCTGGCCGCCTATCCGTGCATATCGGGCCGATGGCTTCGGGCGCATCGGTGCTGGCGCACGACGGAGCAATTGCTCCGATCACTGAAGGCCACCGCGAGGTTATTGGCGTTGAGATGGAGGCATATGCAGTCATGGCGGCTGCAGAATTATGTGGGGCCACACCGCTCGTCATTAAATCTGTATGCGACTTTGCTGACTCGGAAAAGTCCGATGGTTGGCAAGCCTATGCGGCGTATACAAGCGCCTCCTTCTTGGCGCACTTGCTGCCGAAGCTTGCGGACGCCGATGTTTGCTAG
- a CDS encoding response regulator, with protein MKILLIEDDADKSAEIRAFVMELVQGVDVDEARSFNSALKAICNRSVTYDAVLLDMSMPNFDVGADEPSGGAQENFAGRDLLMQMKMRQRTMPTIIVTMFDGFGEGQSRVSIEDIASEMKRTFPNFYLGHVYYSQTEDAWKGRLTELLKGILN; from the coding sequence ATGAAAATTCTCCTAATTGAAGATGATGCTGACAAGTCCGCTGAGATAAGGGCCTTTGTTATGGAGCTTGTGCAAGGTGTTGACGTGGATGAGGCGCGATCGTTTAACTCAGCGCTGAAGGCAATCTGCAATCGCAGTGTTACCTATGACGCTGTGCTACTCGACATGAGTATGCCAAACTTTGACGTGGGGGCGGATGAACCATCTGGTGGGGCGCAGGAGAACTTTGCGGGACGAGATCTGCTGATGCAGATGAAGATGCGTCAGAGAACAATGCCAACCATAATCGTCACTATGTTTGACGGGTTCGGCGAAGGACAGAGTCGCGTGTCTATCGAAGACATAGCCTCAGAGATGAAAAGGACGTTCCCAAACTTCTATTTAGGCCATGTCTACTACAGCCAGACAGAAGACGCTTGGAAAGGTAGACTCACCGAACTATTGAAAGGAATTCTCAATTGA
- a CDS encoding helix-turn-helix domain-containing protein, translating into MDEHELLPKIGSALRARRVALGLSQEAFADKIGMHRAYYGRIERGRTNLTIGTLNRLAGGLKVSLGALFTSVEAESTRDAGLLSGSDGG; encoded by the coding sequence ATGGATGAACATGAGCTACTGCCCAAAATTGGTTCCGCGCTTAGAGCTCGTCGCGTCGCCCTTGGCCTCAGCCAAGAGGCGTTCGCAGATAAGATTGGGATGCATCGGGCCTACTATGGGCGAATCGAGCGCGGTAGAACAAATTTGACTATTGGCACTCTCAATAGGCTGGCTGGGGGATTGAAGGTGTCCTTAGGCGCACTCTTTACGTCGGTGGAGGCTGAGTCGACTCGTGACGCCGGCCTGCTATCGGGGTCAGATGGTGGTTGA
- a CDS encoding helix-turn-helix domain-containing protein: MSTLKPQLALGAAVKARRMALGVSQEDFAEQLGMHRTQLGHIEQGKKDCRLTTLIRLADALGLSASTLLEAAKL, translated from the coding sequence GTGAGCACTCTCAAGCCCCAGCTAGCCCTTGGCGCCGCCGTTAAGGCGAGACGGATGGCGTTGGGAGTGTCTCAGGAGGACTTTGCGGAGCAGTTGGGAATGCACCGGACCCAGCTAGGGCATATCGAACAGGGCAAGAAGGATTGTCGTCTCACAACGCTCATCCGGCTCGCCGACGCCTTGGGGCTGTCGGCTTCCACGTTACTAGAAGCTGCAAAGTTATAG